The sequence GGCCCCGGAGGTGGCGAGGAGTGCCGTTGCCCGAAAGACCGCTTCGCCTGGTTGTGGTGCTGGCACTGGTCTTCCTGGCCTCGGCCGTCGTGCCGTCGGCGAGCGCGACCGCCGCCCCGCCGTTCGCGGTGGGCTACGACGCCGTCGTCTACGGAGACTTCCTGTACGCGGGCAACGGCGTCCTGCGCTGCCCGGTCGACGCCGACCACGCGCCGGTTTCCGGCCCGGTCGCCACGCCCGCCGCCTGCGCGAACACCGCGGACCGCAAGGACACCCTCGCCAACGACGACTTCTTCCTGCAGTGGGCCGACATCGACGCCGACCCGGGCACCTTCGACTCGGCCAGCGCGTCGGTCAGCATCCCGCCGGGCGCGAAGATCGCGTTCGCCCGGCTGAACTGGGCCGGCAGCACGACGTGCCGGAGCGCTGTTCTCCCGCCGGGTACGCCCGCGAAGCAGAACGTCCGGCTTTCGGTCGGCAGCGCGAAGTCCGTCGACCTCACGCCTTCCGGGTACGCCGAAGACGCGGGCTACTACTCGGCGCACGCCGACGTGACCGACCGGTTCGCGAACGCCCCGACCGGGACGGCGCTCGGCCTGACGGTCGGGAACGTCTGGGCCGCCAAGGGTTTCGACTGCGTCGGCGGGTGGTCGATCGCCCTCGTCTACGCCTACCCGGAGCGCAACGCGGACTTCGCGCCGAACAAGCGCAAGGTCGTCGTCTACGACGGGCACGTCCACCAGAGCGCCGGCGCCCCGGCCGCGGAGACGACGATCACCGGCTTCCGCGCCGCGGCCGCCGACGCGCACCTCGGCGTCACCGCCTACGACGGCGACTGGGGTGCCTCCGGCGACCAGTTCCTCGTCGACGGCACCCCGGCCGCCGAGCCCGCGACCGGCGGAACGTCCAACTTCTTCGTCGCGAACGCCGACAACGCGGCCGGCCCGGCCGTGAAGAACAACTTCAGCGTCGACGCGAAGGCGTTCAACGTCGACCGCGTCGCCGCCGGCGCGACCAGCGCGAAGCTCGGCTTCGTCACCACCGGCGACGCCTACCTCGCGCAGAACCTCGCGTTCTCGGTGCCGGTGCCCGAACTCCAGCTCGCCCTGCGCGCGACCCAGCCCAAGGCGCACGCCGGCGAGCCGGTCACGTTCGCCGTCGCCGTCACCAACCCGGGCGGGGTCCCGGCGACCGGGGTGCAGGTGACGGCCGACGCCTTCCCGCCGTGCGCGAAGCCGCTCGGCACGCTCGCCCCGGGCCAGACGGTCGGCTACACCTGCACCGGACCCGCCCCGGCCGACGACTCGACGATCGAAGCCAAGGCGACCGGCACGAGTGCGCTCGGCGACCCCCTCGACGGCGTCGCCGCCGCCCACGTCGACGTCCTGCACCCGGCGCTCGGCCTCACGAAGACCGCCGACCGGCCCGCCTACCGCGCCGGCGACACCGCGACGTTCACGGTCAAGGCCGTGAACACCGGCGACACCGGGCTCAGCGGCCTCCGGGTCACCGACCCGAAGACGCCTTCGTGCGAGCAGTCGCCGCCCGGCACGCTCGCCCCCGGCGAAAGCCGGACGTGGGAGTGCACGGCAAAGGCTCCGATCGCCGACGGCGTCACCACCGCGACCGCCACGGCCACCGACGAGCTCGGCAAGCAGGTCACGGCCACCGCCGACGCACCCGCGCCGACGATCGCGCCCGCCGTCGAGCTCACCAAGACCGCGAACCCGCCGGTGATCCACGCCGGCGACCCCGTCACCTGGACCGTCACCGTGCACAACACCGGCGACAGCCCCCTGGCGCCGGTCACCGTCACCGACGACACGACGACGTCGTGCTCGCGCACCTTCCCCGGCGGCCTGGCCGCGGGCGCGACGCAGACGTACACGTGCACGGCGAACCCGTCCCGCACGACGACGTCCCACGCGACCGCCACCGGCACCGACCGCAGCGGTCAGCCGGTGACCGCCACGGCGTCGGCCACCGTCACGGTGATCACCCCGGCGCTGACGCTCGCAAAGGACGCCGCCCCCGCCATCGCCCGCGTCGGCGACCCGGTGACCTTCACGATCACCGTGGCCAACGCCGGTGACACGCCGCTGACCGACGTCGCCGTCGCCGACGACCGGACCCCGGCCTGCGCCAAGGCGATCGGCGCTTTGGCACCGCAGGGCAAGCAGACGTACACCTGCACCGCGCCCGCGCCGGCCGACGACTTCACCAACACGGCCACCGCGACCGCCAAGGACCAGCTCGGCGGCCCGGTGAAGGTGACCGACGACGCCGTCGTCGACGTCATCCACCCCGCCGTCGCGCTCGCCGCGAAGGCCGCGCCCGCGCAGGTCCGCGAAGGCGACACGGTGACCTGGACGATCACCGCCACCAACACCGGCGACGTGCCGCTCACCGGTGTCGCGGTCGCGGACGACCAGGTCGCCGCGTGCGCGAAGCCCCTCGGCACGCTCCAGCCGCAGGCGACACAGTCGTACTCGTGCACGACCGTCGCGGCCGCCACCGGCTTCACGAACAAGCCGGTGGTGACCGGCACCGATCCGACCGCCCGGTCGGTCACGTCCACCGCCGAGGCCGCGTTCGCCGTGCAGCACCCCGCCGTCGCGATCACCGCGGACGTCACGGGCGGCCCGTTCCGCGAGGGCGACACCGTGCCGTTCCGGATCACCGTGCGCAACACCGGCGACGTGCCGCTGACCGGCCTCCACGTCACGGACGAGCAGGCCGCGCGAACCACCGGCTGCAACCAGGTGAT is a genomic window of Amycolatopsis lexingtonensis containing:
- a CDS encoding DUF7507 domain-containing protein translates to MPLPERPLRLVVVLALVFLASAVVPSASATAAPPFAVGYDAVVYGDFLYAGNGVLRCPVDADHAPVSGPVATPAACANTADRKDTLANDDFFLQWADIDADPGTFDSASASVSIPPGAKIAFARLNWAGSTTCRSAVLPPGTPAKQNVRLSVGSAKSVDLTPSGYAEDAGYYSAHADVTDRFANAPTGTALGLTVGNVWAAKGFDCVGGWSIALVYAYPERNADFAPNKRKVVVYDGHVHQSAGAPAAETTITGFRAAAADAHLGVTAYDGDWGASGDQFLVDGTPAAEPATGGTSNFFVANADNAAGPAVKNNFSVDAKAFNVDRVAAGATSAKLGFVTTGDAYLAQNLAFSVPVPELQLALRATQPKAHAGEPVTFAVAVTNPGGVPATGVQVTADAFPPCAKPLGTLAPGQTVGYTCTGPAPADDSTIEAKATGTSALGDPLDGVAAAHVDVLHPALGLTKTADRPAYRAGDTATFTVKAVNTGDTGLSGLRVTDPKTPSCEQSPPGTLAPGESRTWECTAKAPIADGVTTATATATDELGKQVTATADAPAPTIAPAVELTKTANPPVIHAGDPVTWTVTVHNTGDSPLAPVTVTDDTTTSCSRTFPGGLAAGATQTYTCTANPSRTTTSHATATGTDRSGQPVTATASATVTVITPALTLAKDAAPAIARVGDPVTFTITVANAGDTPLTDVAVADDRTPACAKAIGALAPQGKQTYTCTAPAPADDFTNTATATAKDQLGGPVKVTDDAVVDVIHPAVALAAKAAPAQVREGDTVTWTITATNTGDVPLTGVAVADDQVAACAKPLGTLQPQATQSYSCTTVAAATGFTNKPVVTGTDPTARSVTSTAEAAFAVQHPAVAITADVTGGPFREGDTVPFRITVRNTGDVPLTGLHVTDEQAARTTGCNQVIDGALEPGGTREFGCTATAPADDVTRTVRVSATPPAGPDVTASAVATVDVVHPGIAITRTADPKLVRRGDTVTSTITVTNTGDSLLREVSVADELAPDCTKSLGPLEPQAKQAYSCTEVAGDADFAATAKATGTDATNRPVTATAEVPVKVIHPAVTITNDAAPAQVRQGDTVTFTLVVANTGDVPLTDVSVVDSRTPACAQSIGTLPPGASQRHSCKVAAGTDNFVSSATSTGTDPTNRQVSATDDAAYTVLHPGLAIAQDVHGGPFRAGDPVTSTITVTNTGDGPLTAVRVDASCAKAFDRLEKGAAQKFDCTTTAPADDVVTTAKATANAPVGPPVAAADSDEIDVIHPALKLTKDAKPATVRAGDEVTFTVVVRNTGDVALTGVSVVDDQPCAKAFDALPAGATQTYTCTRKASDDDFTDAAEVTGSDPTGRSVQSSGEAKVDVVHPEIAVMKDATPYEVAEGGTVTFSVLVKNTGDVPLTAVSVVDDHTPSCAHTVPELAADAEITYTCTTVAGKQGFTGKATATGQDPTGRPVTASGDATFVVRHG